A genomic region of Leptidea sinapis chromosome 46, ilLepSina1.1, whole genome shotgun sequence contains the following coding sequences:
- the LOC126977882 gene encoding uncharacterized protein LOC126977882 yields MNTRVIKWIIFNLQFNVFGVLVKLEEQQIEETKIELSPLLIPCSLEDIVIINAPIITNNTQYYLNKPNGDVKKLNIHHTCSSSLHNIIAKNRTKEVINASNFKITNENSLNSMNVFDNEVSVACDEFMIGPLGVEDHGNWVLSAFEKDEKWIEVFQVISIEIVENILASPPMQYHIKGDNFELSFPYSIDNLESCELIKPNGSRDRYYNRTRKKCKSCGYIVPNVTENDEGQWTIVGVGNIVYKTSSNLIIERKHYYEFYCAFFYQTYL; encoded by the exons ATGAACACGCGTGTTATAAAGtggattatatttaatttacaattcaATGTTTTTGGTGTTTTGGTTAAACTTGAGGAGCAACAAATAGAag AAACTAAAATAGAATTATCGCCCCTGCTAATACCATGTAGCCTCGAAGACATCGTTATAATCAATGCTCCAATCATCACCAATAACACTCAATACTATTTGAACAAACCAAACGGTGAtgtaaaaaaactaaacattcATCATACCTGTAGTTCTTCTCTACATAATATCATCGCCAAAAACCGAACAAAAGAAGTTATAAATGcctcaaattttaaaataactaatgAAAATAGCCTTAATTCTATGAATGTATTTGATAATGAAGTCAGTGTAGCATGTGATGAGTTCATGATTGGTCCCCTGGGTGTAGAAGACCATGGAAATTGGGTGTTGAGCGCTTTTGAGAAGGATGAGAAGTGGATCGAAGTATTTCAAGTAATTTCGATTGAAATCGTAG aGAACATACTAGCCTCTCCACCAATGCAATACCACATAAAAGGAGATAATTTCGAACTCAGTTTCCCCTATTCCATAGACAACCTAGAAAGTTGCGAACTCATCAAACCAAACGGTAGCCGAGACAGATACTACAACAGAACGAGAAAGAAATGTAAGTCATGTGGATACATAGTGCCGAATGTCACTGAAAATGATGAAGGTCAGTGGACTATTGTTGGTGTTGGCAACATTGTGTATAAAACTTCATCGAATTTAATTATAGaaagaaaacattattatgaGTTTTACTgtgcttttttttatcaaacctATCTCTAA
- the LOC126977849 gene encoding trypsin, alkaline A-like: protein MKVLALSVIYFVTICNGSPTSRIAGGNVRPISQHPYVVPLLNNLEGGSYRQLCGGTILSNNAILSAASCFFTGTSAHDAFSWRARVGSSYANKGGLVYIVRRITTHPDFESITKVNDIAVLRTTLNVVYGVNVQSIYLPGTNYQLPSGAPVKAVGWGVTRANGDLSPELREVEIWVTDQATCASRYSELGFTITDNMLCAGWINVGIRGQCHGDTGGPLVHNNVVVGVYSWSEGCAGNRYTGINTRVASYNRWIESVAIAP, encoded by the exons ATGAAGGTGCTTGCTTTAAGTGTTATTTACTTTGTAACAATATGTAATg GGAGTCCAACGAGCAGGATCGCGGGTGGAAATGTTAGACCAATCTCCCAACATCCGTATGTTGTACCCTTGCTGAACAATCTGGAAGGTGGATCTTACAGACAGCTCTGCGGAGGGACAATACTCAGTAACAACGCCATCTTGTCTGCTGCGTCTTGCTTCTTCACTGGTACGAG CGCCCATGACGCTTTTTCTTGGCGGGCTAGAGTCGGCTCATCTTACGCAAATAAAGGAGGCTTGGTGTATATTGTAAGACGTATAACCACCCACCCAGACTTCGAGTCCATTACTAAAGTAAATGACATTGCGGTTCTGAGGACTACGCTAAATGTGGTTTATGGGGTGAATGTACAGTCTATTTACTTGCCTGGTACTAATTACCAACTTCCAAGTGGTGCTCCAGTAAAAGCTGTTGGATGGGGCGTCACAAGG GCAAATGGGGATCTATCACCAGAACTTCGTGAGGTTGAGATCTGGGTGACCGACCAGGCGACGTGCGCAAGCCGCTATAGTGAGCTCGGCTTCACTATCACTGACAACATGCTGTGCGCTGGTTGGATCAACGTTGGTATTCGTGGGCAGTGCCAT GGAGATACAGGAGGACCTTTAGTACACAACAACGTGGTGGTCGGGGTGTACTCCTGGAGTGAAGGTTGCGCTGGCAACAGATACACCGGTATCAACACTAGAGTTGCATCTTACAACAGGTGGATAGAAAGTGTGGCCATTGCCCCGTAA